The DNA segment TTTGCTTGCCGCAGCCATCTCTGCATGGGCTTCTTCATATCCTTCCGGAGGATTATCAATCTCACTGAACTCGATAAACGGCGTCTTGCACTCCCGAATCTCTGTAATTGCGGTTTCCCAATCAAGATCTTCCGTAAGAGCCGTCATGATCTGCATAAACTCATACGCCGCCGAATTTAACCCGTCTATCTCCGCAAGATAGGTGTCCTTATCCATCACCGAAACGGTCTGGCTTTCTTCCTGTCCCGCAGTGCTGCCTCCGCCATTGCCTGCCGCTTCCCCTCCGGCACATCCGGACACGGATAATGTGAATACAGCCGCAGCAGCAAATGCAAGTACCTTCTTTTTCATCATCTTCTCCTCCTTTTTATGTTTCTTAATCGCAGTTATTTTCCCATTCCATACAGAACGGGCAAGGGCAGCATCCCCTCCTTTTCTGATTTTACCCCCCCCCCTTAACTCATTTGTCAATCTTTTTCTCCGGAAAAATCCGGTTTTCTCCTTGTTTTTCCGGCGCCTTGAAGGAGTGCTGCGTCTCCGTCAGCGCGTCCCTGAAACCGGAGATGCCGTAATAACGCAAAATGACCGGGTAAGCGGCCGTATGGCCTCCTGCCCGATCATTTTTTGTTCCTTTGCAGTATTAAAAATCAAACATCCCCGCCGGCTTCCTGTCCGGCTTTTTCACATCATCATACGTGACGGCATGCTCATAATCCACGTCATGAATTGGCCAGGTGGGCGTCTTTCCTTCATAGACCTCTTCCACGCCCATGGCCGCGAAATACGATGCCCGGTGGGCCGCCTCCACGGTGTTTCCGCCGATGTGCGGATAGATGATGACATTGTCGAGCGTAAGAAGCGGGTTCTTCGGATCCACCGGCTCTTTGCGGATGGCATCCAATCCGGCGCCTGCGATCACGCCGTTTTTGCATGCCTCATAGAGATCCTCTTCCACCACGCAGCCGCCTCTTGCCGTGTTGATTAAAAAGGCGGTGGGCTTCATCATGGAAAGGCGGCGCATGTCCACCATGTTCTTCGTCACCGGCGTGTTCGGCGTATGGAGGGAGACGTAGTCGCTCTCCTTAAAGATCCTGTCAAGGTCACGCACCACCTCGACGCCTTCCGGGAAGTCCTTCGCCGGCTTATAGGGATCGTAAGCCAGCACATTCATCTCCATGGCAAGTGCACGGACGGCAAGGCGGCTTCCGATGTTTCCGCAGCCGATGAGCCCCAGGGTCTTTCCGTTTAAAGTGGTCTTATGGACTTTTAATTTTGCCTTGTAGTAGTCGTCCACCCAGGTATTATGAAGGATGGTCACATTCCGGCTGCACTCTAAAATCAAAAGCATGGCTGTCTCGGCCACCGACGTGCTGTTTGCCACCGGCGCATATAATGCCTGCACGCCGTTGTCATGGCAGGCCTTCACATCCAGGCTGTCAAAGCCGGCGCCGTGGCGCACGATAACCTTTAAATTCCTGTTGGCTTCAATGACCTCTCTCGTAATCGGCGTGATTCGCACGATCATGGCGTCCGGCTGGTGTTCCTTCATATCGGCCAGCACGTCCTCCGTCTCAAAGCCGCGTCCCTCAATGATCGTATGTCCCGCATCCTCCAAAAGCTTTCTTCCCTCGCTCATGATCTCCTGCGGCAGTAAAATTTTCCATCCCATAATCTGTCTTCCTCCTCTTTTTTATGGCTCGTAAACGCCGTCGATGATTTCAAAGCCTTTTTCCATCAGGGACTTTTCCACCCAGTCCCTCTTGGATGTCCCGTTTTTTGCTGCCTCCAGCTTTTTTTCATCGGCCGCCTGGAATTTCTTTGCATCTTCAAGCACCTGGGCCGCGTCCTTTCTCGGGATCACGATGATTCCGTCGGGATCGGCAAGGATGATGTCGCCGGGGTTCACGCTGACCTCCCCGCAGGAAACCGGCACGTTGACCTCGCCCGGGCCCTCTTTATAGGGGCCGCCCGGCGTGGTGCCCGTGGCATAGACCGGGAAATCCCATCCGGCGATCTCGTCGATGTCGCGGATCGGGCCGTCGATGACGATGCCGGCCGCCTTTCTTCCGTAGCGGAGATATGCCATCATGATTTCGCCCATGAGGGATCTCGTATTGTCGCCCTCGTTGGATACCACAACCACATCGCCCTCCTCGGCAATGTTTAAGGCTGCATGGAGTGCCAGGTTATCGCCGCCCCGCACCTTTACGGTCAGGGCCGGCCCCACCATCATCTGCTCCTTCGGGCTGCTCATAAGCCGGATTCTCGGGTTCATGGCCGAGTTCCGTTCCATAACGTCACAGGTGTTGGAAGCCGGAATCGTCTTAAACTGCATCATGACGTCCTTATCCGGCAGATTGCGCTTCAAATAAATTCTCTTTCCTACTGGCATTTTCGTTTCCGTCCTTTCTCTTAGCTTTCGTGCCTCAAAGCTTTTCTTTTCTGGTTTTATTGTACTGCCTTTTAGTCACAAAGACAAACAAGGCTTTTTTCAGTTTTCAACAAGTAATTTTTGTTGTCTGATTTACATTTTTTCCCTTTCAGGTTATAATAAAAGGAAACGGATTCTGCCCCGGAAATGATTTTGGGGCACAGGAGGGAGGCGTCCATGAACCTGATCAGCCTGTACTATTTTGTGGAACTCGCCAAGGAGCTCCATGTCACAAACACAGCTCAGAAGCTTTACATTTCCCAGCAGAACTTAACGCAGCACATCCAGCGCCTGGAACAGCACTATGGCGTGACCCTGTTCTACCGGAAGCCGAAGTTAGCCCTCACCTATGCCGGGGAACAGCTCTATACGGCCGCAGTAAAAATCCTCGCCGAGGAAAACGAGCTGGTAAACCGCTTAAGCAGCATTTCCGTAAGCAACGGCGGAAGCTTAAAAGTCGGCATCCCGGCCTACCGCGGGCAGATCTGCCTGCCGGAAATCCTGCCGCAGTTCTATGAAAAATGGCCCAATGTGCGGATCATCCTTGTAAATGAGTCGTCTGGGAAAATGGAAGACATGATATTTAACGGGGAACTGGATCTTTTTATCGGGATCATGTACCAGGACAGCCCAAAGCTCCATATAAAGACCATCTTAAACGACAGGATTTATCTCGTCTGCTCCGACGAACTCCTGAAAAAGTATCTGCCGGACAACTTTGAAAGCCTGAAGCAGAGCGCTTTATCGGGCGTCAGCTTAAAGCAGTTTGAGGCCGTACCCTTCCTGCTTCCGGAGCCGCCCATGCGCCTTCGCCGCACCATCGACCAGTGCTTCCAGGATGCCAGGGTTACGCCCCATGTTTTCCTGGAATCTTCGACGACG comes from the Eubacteriaceae bacterium Marseille-Q4139 genome and includes:
- a CDS encoding hydroxyacid dehydrogenase, encoding MGWKILLPQEIMSEGRKLLEDAGHTIIEGRGFETEDVLADMKEHQPDAMIVRITPITREVIEANRNLKVIVRHGAGFDSLDVKACHDNGVQALYAPVANSTSVAETAMLLILECSRNVTILHNTWVDDYYKAKLKVHKTTLNGKTLGLIGCGNIGSRLAVRALAMEMNVLAYDPYKPAKDFPEGVEVVRDLDRIFKESDYVSLHTPNTPVTKNMVDMRRLSMMKPTAFLINTARGGCVVEEDLYEACKNGVIAGAGLDAIRKEPVDPKNPLLTLDNVIIYPHIGGNTVEAAHRASYFAAMGVEEVYEGKTPTWPIHDVDYEHAVTYDDVKKPDRKPAGMFDF
- a CDS encoding RraA family protein produces the protein MPVGKRIYLKRNLPDKDVMMQFKTIPASNTCDVMERNSAMNPRIRLMSSPKEQMMVGPALTVKVRGGDNLALHAALNIAEEGDVVVVSNEGDNTRSLMGEIMMAYLRYGRKAAGIVIDGPIRDIDEIAGWDFPVYATGTTPGGPYKEGPGEVNVPVSCGEVSVNPGDIILADPDGIIVIPRKDAAQVLEDAKKFQAADEKKLEAAKNGTSKRDWVEKSLMEKGFEIIDGVYEP
- a CDS encoding LysR family transcriptional regulator; its protein translation is MNLISLYYFVELAKELHVTNTAQKLYISQQNLTQHIQRLEQHYGVTLFYRKPKLALTYAGEQLYTAAVKILAEENELVNRLSSISVSNGGSLKVGIPAYRGQICLPEILPQFYEKWPNVRIILVNESSGKMEDMIFNGELDLFIGIMYQDSPKLHIKTILNDRIYLVCSDELLKKYLPDNFESLKQSALSGVSLKQFEAVPFLLPEPPMRLRRTIDQCFQDARVTPHVFLESSTTELLISLYPYHYGAFFCTQMRLPLLFEMYPDANAFPLKLKGSIVQHRLVLAHHKDRFLPPYAKDFMEITEEVFGRIAAVRPQGSLE